The following are from one region of the Capsicum annuum cultivar UCD-10X-F1 chromosome 1, UCD10Xv1.1, whole genome shotgun sequence genome:
- the LOC124898746 gene encoding POU domain, class 6, transcription factor 2-like: MPPQHQPPPPPPSSPSPLAAAQLPPSQQPTRQPSPPPTSSVAIIPVENSTTSRRCSTLQQSRQPHETSRRRPNHPNRPTIQPVLSENNEFVGIHLKLFEISLSDMESQNYISSLNTI; encoded by the exons ATGCCTCCGCAACACCAGCCGCCGCCGCCGCCCCCCAGTTCTCCCTCTCCTCTCGCCGCTGCTCAATTACCGCCAAGCCAGCAGCCGACGAGACAACCTTCGCCGCCACCAACCTCCTCCGTTGCCATCATCCCCGTTGAAAACTCCACCACGTCCCGTCGCTGCTCCACGCTCCAACAGAGCCGGCAGCCGCATGAAACCAGCCGGAGACGACCAAATCATCCAAACCGCCCGACCATTCAACCTGTTTTATCGGAGAATAATGAGTTCGTTGGAATCCATCTCAAG TTGTTTGAAATTTCGCTTAGTGACATGGAATCACAGAATTACATTTCTTCTCTTAATACAATCTGA